The stretch of DNA acgagaagaggcttcagcggggaccagtcctctattagagagaggctgcctctctttaggtgggcgtacactggtcagtgggggtagttagcccctcccaccgtcgactccaatgcctggcgtcgcccattacccgcaaatatgggtgacttaaaaccggatcactggagcccgactcttaacagacttggtctgcacccaatggggtctgccagagggtgatggcgtctaaattggcacaggttgagatggaatgccgtccatcccacactgtgccaaatccaaagcagcatccaaagtataatcgaacatgccaaagtcgtcaacaatatcgagcccaaaaggaagagatgggagaaaaaagaaataaccaaaagtaaaagagaaagtgctgactgatttagttggatcaatagctgggcaccgaggtccagtgggaagtagttcccactgttcattagaccccagctgctgatccctaagccccccatcctcatcaaggcttcagcatctggggggcgtctctcaggtgcggaccttacttccccgtggggccgtcaccacctctatcgatcttaccgatgcctaccatcacgttccgatagcaaggcacttTTGTCCATACCTcggcttcaaactaggcaaacaagcatacaccttcaaagtaatgctgttcggactaaatatagcacccagaatattcaccaaactgacagagacggtaatccaagaattgagaacccaaggaattcaggtagtagcttacctagacgactggctcgttTGGTCGAACAACGTCGAGAACTGCCTGACGGCAACAAACAAGGTCATATCATTCCTTCAACACTTGGGGTTCCAGATCAATTTCGCGAAATCTCACCTAGTCCCGAAGTCAAAATTCCAATGGCTAGGGTTACAATGGGACCTAAATTCCCACACCCTATGCCTCCCATCagccaaaagaaaagaaatagcaaAAAACACAAAGTGCttcctcaaggacaaattgacgtccaggagaaaccaagagaggattctgggtacccttcagtttgcctcagtaacagacatattactgaaggccaggtTGAAAGATATAAACCGGATTTGGCGTTCCAGGGTGAACAAGAGGTATCGTGACAAAAGAGCTCGTCTCCCTCCAATCCTAAAGAAAAGGCTCCGATCATGGACATTGGTAAAAAATCTGGCAAAATCCGTCCCTCTGcaatatccacctccaaagctggtcattcacacagacgcctccttaacaggctgaGGGGGATACTCCCAGTTCAAGAAAACCCAAGGCCTTTGGTCACCAATGTTCCGCCAACTTCACATAAACgtcttagaagccatggcagtgttcctcGCTCTGAATCGCTTTGGCCCCAGCCCGAAACCAACAcatcagattggttctagacagcgaagtcatagttTGCTGCATAAACAGGGGAGGCTCCAAATCGGGACACATAAACCATGTGATGATAGCCATTTTCTCCATGGCAACATCCaacaagtggcatctgtcagcagtccatctggcgGGAGTACGGAATGTGGTGGCGGACGCTCTGTCCAGGACAaccccgctagagtcggaatggtccctggacctcAAGTCATTCAAGTGGATCTCATCccaggttccgggcctccaggtggacctgtttgcgacagagtccaatcacaaactagagtgctacctagcccccaacctggaccccctagcctacgccacagacgcaatgtcactggattggaacacttgggagaggatTTATCTATTTCCACCAATCAACctgttgatgaaagtgttggacaaGCTCAGAACTTTCAAAGGgcaagtggctctagtagcccccaattggcccaagagcaactggttcccctttctggtggaactgggtctccatccCCGACgaatccccaatccaatactaacacagacagtacaaacttgcactgtgttcgcttcctcaaacactcggagtgccctaactttatggactttatgaaattcgcGGCCCAAAGAGGCGCAGATattgaccctcaaaatactttatttttggaatcagataaaagggaatccacccttcgacaatatgactcggctgttaaGAAACTCGCCAAGTTAttaaaggactcaaaggttgagaggaTGACTATGAACCTAACAGTAACCTTTTATAGGACTCTATTTGAATCTGGCCAAACAGCTagcactattactaccattaaatcggccttgaaaaagatttttcaaattggattcaatattgaccttacggattcatacctcTCTTCCATTCCTAAAGCTTGTGCCAGAATGAAACAATCAACTCGTCCTAGCGCAGTTtactggtttctgaatgatgttctTAGATTAGCTTCTGACACTcttaatgaatcatgtgattatatTCCATTATTACGGAAAACTCTATTCCTAATGAGCCTAGCCTCTGGCGCCAGAATTTCGGAACTTTCAGCCttgactagagatccaggtcatattgaatttctctcgtcaggagaGGTTCTTCTCTCCCCTGACAAAACATTCCTAGCAAAGAATGAGGACCCCCAGAatagatggtccccctggaagattgttccccttCCGCAGGATCCATCCTTATGTCCAGTTATGACTTTGAAAGCCTACCTAAATAGAACTTCCACTAAGTCCTctgggcccttatttattagagagaacggaggaaccatcacccttaaagggatcagacaacagattctgtacttcattaaacaggctaacccagaatcattcccacatgtccatgatattcgagctgtagctacttctattaattatttccatcatatgaaatttgatgacctcacgaaatatacaggctggaagtccccaacaGTTTTCAAatgccactatttaaaacctttggaagccctaaaatttgcaacagtggcaacagggaatgtggttcctcctgatcaTCATGTATCTTAATCACAGCGTCTTGCTTTATCCTTTTTTCCTCCCCTTACCTGCCTCGCTTATTGTCCCTACAGTGGTTTGGTTTATCTTTTTGGATTGCACCCTTCAGTTGCATCCTTATGTTCAGTCCTCAGTACTTTAAAATTTTTGTCCATGATCTCTTTATATTCATTCGAGATTGTTAATAATTCTTATCCTTACAGTAATCTCATTGTTTTGAACTTTGTTCTGGTGTCCCCTTAGCTGGGACCTTATTTTGATGacttgtgttttcctcctttaTAACCTAGGATTATACATTTAGTTTTGCATTCCATGTTTTTATACTTACCTTGCCTTTATATAGTTACGTAAGGAGAATTTTCATTTATCTCGAATACCTTTTAATTTACATTTACCTTGTATTAAATCATGTTTTTGGTATGtctgaatttaatttttctttcccaCTTAGATTTTGGTTCCAAGTtcgggaccatttctctggtactatttcactgggcggcacaggtcgagcccagaaaagggattttgtcgaaggaaaaatctatttctgggcgagagacctgtgccgcccagtgaacccaccctctgcTCTCCCTCCCTGATggacccaaacttgggtgctatgaggagtgacatCATTGGCGTGGGTGGACGTGTTGGTAGCGACGGTCAGTAGTGGACTTGGGACGGCCCCTCTTGGTTTCGGGGATAtttgacgaggagatatctaattggtacgagacctctgctagtgattttcacgcccttgttataatataccgacacctttcaggtaagcgagctgggttcatacctggcattcctatgcaattttttctctggtaatatttagcagttatataccttagaaatgatcctaaaggagcatttcactgggcggcacaggtctctcgcccagaaatagatttttccttcgtcaaaatcccttttctaagtACTGTAGTTGAAAAGAAATGTCTTTTCCTGCGACCACAGGCCTGGAATTTGCTCCCTTCAAAGGTGAGCGTCCCACCCTTGGCTAGAAGCATCGAAAAAGAGAAGGAACCCGCAGGGGTGTGCCCACTAGTAGGTTCTCCTTTCTCAGACACGATTGGAGATCTGTCACCACCTCCAGGGGCACCATCACTAAGGCTGCAGAAGGATCCAATGATTGTGAAGACTGGCTCTTCAGATCCCACTGCAACTACCAAAGATGCATCCTCCCGAAGGGGACCAGTTTCTCGAGTGAGGTGAGGTGACCCAGAAGCTTCTGCCAAGAACAAACTGGGAGCGATTCACTTTCGAAAAGAGGCTCTGCCACTTACATGAATCTTATCACCCTGTCAGCAGATAGAAATGCTCTGGCCTGGGCCAAAtcaatctccattcctaggtatctGATACGATGTTGGGGGATGAGACTGGACTTCTCTAGAATCATCTAGTTCCCTAACGCCTTGCGGAAGTCGAGGAGGAGGTTTCTGTTATACGAGCAAAGTGCATAACTCCGCTAGAAGCCAGTCGTCAGCTTCTATACTAAGAGGAGGTTGCTGAGAAAACCTGGGGAGTCATCTAAGACTTTCCCTATGACCCCTTTGGCCAACATCTTGGATAGAATGGTTAGAATGTCACAGTCTGAGATAGAGGGGTGGGCAGTCTACAAACGGGGCTTGATACCTTGAATGTAGAACTTCTAGTCCAGTCCTCCAGGGATTGGTCCCAAAGAACTCCCACCTGATCCCAATGGCTCTTTAGGCATCCTACAGCCCCACTGGCGGTGAGCTGGGGGACATGCTCTCCTTAGCAGGAACCTTGACTCCTTCGACCAGAGGGATATCCTCTAAAGCAAAATGTGGGCTGGTGGTCTTGCCTCCTAGGTTGCTGGGAGTCCATAGGAGGCAGCAAGTATCTCTGTTGAGTAGGTTTTTTGATAGGAGAGTTTCTCTGAGGATGTTGAGGGCTGGGTATCTTTGAGGCCACAGCTCTCCTCATGATGGAAGACAGGTTAGCCTTATCAATAGCAGCAGCTACTTCAGGAGATGGGAACAGAGTGGGGAAGTTCACCAAGTTGGAATTCCTCAAGCAAAGAACATCCCTGGGGGGACATCTGCTTGGTGCATCTAGCCAAAACAGTGTCACGCCTCTTGAGAATGCAGTTACCTTACGTGAAAACTGTCAAGTGAAGAAGAAACTCTAATGCCTTAGCCCCTGATCTCGAAAGATCTTCAAACGTCTTGACAATTTCACTCATGTTTTCTGTCACCGCTAAGTGGGACACTGCTTCTGACCAGTGATCGAGCCAGGAGCAGGCATGAATGGCAGACATTGCTGCCACTTCCATATTATGCATCTCAGATGCCGAGATAGTAGAGGGGAGGTTGGTTAATTTGTTGCTTGGCACACTTGGTACCAAGTTGGCAATGTTAGGGCCAACAGGCAGAGGGCTAGGGTGAGCCTCAGaatcaatataaatttttttggTCAAGATAGAGCTAAGAGCGGCAATTTCGAGGATCTACTTGATTTGAGAGAATTTTCAGGCGCTGAGACCTGAGTGCTAAACAAGTCAAGCATGTCACGAGTCTAGTTCGAGAGGGAAACATCGAAGCGATGTATTGCACTCTGCAATTGAGGGAAAATTATGTCAATGTTGCAATGGCTGTTTGTAACTTGGAGGCTCTCCAAAATCCTCCAAGAGGCGAATAATACTCATTATTAATTGAAAGTGTACATCTTCAGACCCAGACATTCTTACCTTGAGGGGGGCCTCGTCAGCAGAGCTAAGGCCTGCGGCCACAACAGGTCCGGAGAATCGTCAATGGAAATCTGGGCATGTCTTTCCTGAATTGGCTCCTGTTTAGGAGTAAGGGGCAGCTCCATATCAGGAGTAGCGCCAGAGAATTTCATTCTTCACTGCGCTTTCTTAATCTCTAGTAGATCATATGTGAATTATGAGAAGAGGGTACAGAGAAGAATTGGGATTAATCATATTCACTCCTTTAATAAAGCACTCTACCTCAATCAGCATGAGAGGGCGCAGCAGGTACCTTTTACTCGGAGCTCAACTGCGAGATGAGTAGGATCTCTCTGAGGAAGGTCACTTGGGGTGCCTCCTACTGGCTGTTTCCAACTGTAACTTCATCTGGAGTGGATGGGGTACCACTCGAGGAAAAAGGGATAATGACTCCAGCAACCTGTTCCTAACCTGAACCTGAAAAGTAGGAGCATCTGAAaaagatgatactgtattggttttcCCATAGAACAGGTAATTCCAAAAGCAGTATGAACAGTAGGCAAGGTACTAGTTTCCATATGTGATGGTAAAATAGTAGGCGGCTTATCATTGTCATGACTTTTGATTGTTCGATGTGTAGGGTCCAAATGGGGTAGATGAGTTCTCAATGTAGAGGTTACCTGGTAGTCAACCTGAGTCAACTTATGCTTACTGTATATTCCTGAGAAATGTCAACACAATTGAACACTGCAAAATCAAAGAAGTTGTAATATCTAGATATACCAGAAATGTGGTTCCTGCAATACTTTACAAAAAAATGAGCTGACACTATTTTTATTGTTAGAATATAATTATTCTAGTGAAAATCATATCAATCTACTCAATAATATGCTTAATTTCAGAAAATTACATATACGTACAGAAGTACTGTAATTCGTAATGCATATattctgaaatcaaagaaaactaaTTCAAGAAATGGGATAGTTACATAATTCATATtctgatattgatattttaaaaaaaCTATGGTAATATTTCCTATAGAATGAAAATACAGTATGAATAATGCCCTTGCGAATCCTATACAGGGAAATAACGTAATGAATAGGCAGAGAAGTGGTCAGAAGGATAGCTGAAAACAGTAGCTCAGTAATTTGTGAATTTCTGGGAAATTTAGACTTTAAAGAGATTTCTTTTGATGatgttttcttcctcttcttttctctaGCAAAAGGATAACAATACGCTTTCCGCGTATCAGATATATATTTAGTACAGTATTGATTAGTTTGTCATGACAATTTGACAATTGCAAACCTAAGGTAATTGACATGTTTAGCAGGTTTACCCTCAGAAAACAGGAGTTGACTGGCTAGGCATCTTAAAAACCaatttaaaaaactaaatttaattttctctattattttagttttcaactttaatattatttaaagttttaaggtTGATAATGGTAGCTGGGGGCTCTGAAAACTGTCTCCATGGATttcaatatatttgaatatgaaaaattagtgtggattttacttttcaattacaaaataattatcaaaacaCTAACAATAACACTAAAAATTTACATGATAATGAATTGGACATGTCCTAATGTTCCACACATTGACTTCCCCATTGGATACTCATTCAACTTCAAATAAATTTCAGAATTTATCTGAAAATGGAACATACAAATCAAGTATTTTTAATAGGATAGGATAAGTAATAACCAATAATTGTCTATCAAATTATGTATTTCCATTTAGGTGGTCGTCTAAACATTACAAAAACTTAACCAATCTCTTAAAATTAACATTCAGCTTTGTACAGACTGTAAACATATATTCAAGGtaataaaataaagaacaaatatCTTTTTTGACAATACATAGTAGAAATGtaaacattaataattatatataagttcCCAAGTCAAGTAATCTATATATAACAAAAAGATTAACTCTCTATAACTGCATTAATTAATTCTGTACCATTAGTAGTGCTAGTGGAAGCTAAAATGATCCTAGTACTTGAGGTAAGAGCAAGCAATCGAAATGCAGCAATCTCTGCAAAGGTTAATCCACCAAGCACTAACACTAATGCAACTCGTGGTTGAACACCAGATCCTGGGGATGTACTTCGTAACACAGATGTTCCTGGGAAAACTTTTAAAGTATCTGCCAAGGACTGATTGCTACGTCCCGAAAGCACATCTCCAATTACCTTTGGGATAGCAGGAGTGTAGGCACCATTGAACACATAGCTCATTTCAGTAGGGTTATGTAAATCTACAGGTGTATCAGCATCTGGAATGAGACGTAAACGTTTGGCTGCTGCTTTCCATCCTGAACCTTTTTTAGGAATTAATGATGTCACCTGGGCTAGTCTTCCTTGTAAAGGAGCATTACTGGTATTACTGCTGGCACCAGTAACAATATTTAGAGTGCTATCAGAATATGATACTAAACCAAGTTGGCGAAGGTTGTAAAGAGTTATGAGGTGCTTATGGCCATATGCATTCATTAATTCGGTGCTAATAGTTTCATAATCCCGACGGGAAAAGCCATCTTGAGTTAACGAATAAAGACAAAACAGACGTAGGCAGGATGCAAGGGGAAGCATCCTTGCAATACAATTTTTTAGGAATGTTTGGACTTCACTTGTATTACTTGCCCCTGTGACAAGTCCATGCTCAGTTTTAAGTAAGGTGTCAAAATCTCGTCGCATCTGTTTAGTAATTTCCTCACATGCACTGAGATGCAACTGCAAAGTTTTTTGTAATGACTGCAAGGTGCGAAGTTCATTTGCAACAAAATCTTTCATTTCAGCAGTAGTCATGTTTTGCGCTTGATCTTTTTTAGCCTTGACTTCTCGTGCTCTTGTTATAAGATAACTAGACACACCAGCAAAATGCCGATTCCTTATGTTGTCATAGATTGTGTCTTTGCTGTTCAGAGGTACTTTACGAGCTGCATCTTTTCCAACTACCACTTCAGGAAAATCCACAACTCCTGCATGGATACCAAAATACTCATCTAAAGCACCCTCATAAGTTAATTGTGATAATAGCGGCGTTACATAATCAGCATCACGATCAAACACAAACAGATATCCAATATCTGGGGTCTgttgaaagaaaataaatcataactATACAAAACTATACAGTACACATAATTTTGAGAAAGGGATAAATTTTCTTAAGTGTGAAAGGAAATAATTCCATGAAAGTAGCACCTAGTCATTAAAGATTTTGATAATTGATGGACTGGGCTAGAAATTAGGGTGTCTTTAAATACATTTatgaattcaaaatatttttggaCAAATACATTAAAATGTGAGAACATAATGCACATAAGACTTCAACACTTGAACATTTCGTTTAAAacacttaacatttttttttcaaacaaggtGGCATTGGATCAGTATTATACATTTGTCCATGAATTGCTGTGTAAACATCTTCAGCTCTGAGATTTGTTTCCTGATTGATAATTTGTCTTATGACCATTTGTTGCTATTCTTTGTCTTGTGACATTTCAGAATTTTAGGGAACTGCAGACTCTTAATAATCATGTGATCACAAGATCAATTGTTGTGttactcatactgtatatatacatcccaAGACATGTTATTATGCAAGTACTATACAACACAGCCATTTTTATGCATTCTTTGTTTCTCTATAAAAGgtaaaatgtaaatttaaatagtAGTGTACTAAATACTGAACTTATAATAGTTATTTATGGAATAGGAATGGTTAGTTTTGTTCAATTTATTTAAACTGAGCCTAAATATTAAGTTCTGTTAGGACCGTGTCTTGAACAGTTACATTTGAGTCCGCCCAGACGGGCATATGGCTTTTAACAAACTTGACTTTTTGTTCAGGATAGCCTGCAACCCCAAAATAGCAATTAAACCGAATATGCTCCTATATCACTTCTTCATGATATTCAAAATCATTTCCACTTACACAGACACAAATCATTAAATTTGTTAATGCCATTATACTGTACTTTACACCCagattgttattatcaatatgacaatttgtcctaaattgtatttttcctagctatacaaacccgtcatcatttaatataggaattcgcttcagttCAACTGAAACatccgaagagaaagaaaaccaggcagttgtgctgattggttggatgGCAGGATGGGGTGGagcttagctccccccccccccccctggaagtctcaaaagacttgagaaggtcttgaagatctttattattagacagatccaaatttctatgtccAAAAACTGAAGCTAACATGCTTTTGCAGCCTTTAAATGgttgaggcagaaaggatgcgatcatttctaagataaagtagaaagtctgcaacctgtgctacagtggtattggaagaggaaatagaggaggacttgcaccagtctctaaatacctcccatttagattggtagatcctCATGGTAGAGGACCTTCTAGCCCTTGCGATcactctagctgcctcctttgaaaaccctcgagctctagagagtcttttgatagtctgaaggcagttagacgaagcgcggggagactttgatgaaatctttttacatgaggttgacgcaggagatccatccgtaacggtaaacttcttggaatgtccaccagccatagaagtacctctgtgaaccattctctcgacggtcagaggggagcaaccaacgtcaacctggtcccttcgtgagaggcgaacttctgaagaaccttgtttaggatcttgaatggtgggaaggcatagatgtctaggtgagaccagtccagcaggaaagcgtctatgtgggctgcctctggatctg from Palaemon carinicauda isolate YSFRI2023 chromosome 5, ASM3689809v2, whole genome shotgun sequence encodes:
- the LOC137641521 gene encoding vacuolar protein sorting-associated protein 33B-like isoform X1, with the protein product MSRSGSLGLDVEILRRLSSDRLVRVLEDAPGAKDLIIDGELMKMLDRIAGATLLRKHGVQKMYRLERLPPPIQSSQRVYVVRPTLVTMKYVADHVHADSQTHPEIRVHVVVVPRITTWVTSLVEEEGLFGIITMHEFTPDFIPLDDDLLSLEMNSFYRDAFLDGDYSSCLSIARGLQTIQGLYGSIPNVVAHGRAAKAVLNALDILTEQGSPTKSNRTPDIGYLFVFDRDADYVTPLLSQLTYEGALDEYFGIHAGVVDFPEVVVGKDAARKVPLNSKDTIYDNIRNRHFAGVSSYLITRAREVKAKKDQAQNMTTAEMKDFVANELRTLQSLQKTLQLHLSACEEITKQMRRDFDTLLKTEHGLVTGASNTSEVQTFLKNCIARMLPLASCLRLFCLYSLTQDGFSRRDYETISTELMNAYGHKHLITLYNLRQLGLVSYSDSTLNIVTGASSNTSNAPLQGRLAQVTSLIPKKGSGWKAAAKRLRLIPDADTPVDLHNPTEMSYVFNGAYTPAIPKVIGDVLSGRSNQSLADTLKVFPGTSVLRSTSPGSGVQPRVALVLVLGGLTFAEIAAFRLLALTSSTRIILASTSTTNGTELINAVIES